A genomic window from Pungitius pungitius chromosome 12, fPunPun2.1, whole genome shotgun sequence includes:
- the ndufab1b gene encoding NADH:ubiquinone oxidoreductase subunit AB1b produces MAARVLQQCVRTLARPSLRLTTGNTAVRAAVAPSAAVHRPLSFAADSRRPRWLVQSRVPSVGVLCRQYGDLPPLTLETIKDRVLYVLKLYDKINPEKLQTTSHFMKDLGLDSLDQVEIIMAMEDEFGFEIPDGEAEKLMSPEEIVQYIADKKDVYE; encoded by the exons ATGGCGGCTCGTGTCCTGCAGCAGTGTGTCCGCACGCTGGCCCGGCCCTCGCTGAGGCTCACCACCGGCAACACGGCAGTCAGAGCCGCTGTCGCCCCGTCGGCGGCCGTCCACCGACCGCTCTCCTTCGCCGCCGACAGCCGGAGGCCGCGGTGGCTCGTCCAAAGCCGG GTCCCCTCAGTGGGCGTGTTGTGCAGACAGTATGGGGacctgccccccctcaccctagAAACCATCAAAGACCGCGTCCTGTACGTCCTGAAGCTCTACGACAAGATCAACCCCGAGAAG CTGCAGACCACCTCCCACTTCATGAAAGACCTGGGCCTGGACAGCTTGGACCAGGTGGAGATCATCATGGCCATGGAGGATGAGTTCG GCTTTGAGATCCCCGACGGAGAGGCGGAGAAGTTGATGAGTCCCGAGGAGATCGTGCAGTACATCGCAGACAAGAAGGACGTGTATGAATAA
- the dctn5 gene encoding dynactin subunit 5 — protein sequence MELSEILYNKAEYIETASGNKVSRQSVLCGSQNIVLNGKTIVMNDCIIRGDLANVRVGRHCVVKSRSVIRPPFKKFSKGVAFFPLHIGDHVFIEEDCVVNAAQIGSYVHIGKNCVIGRRCVLKDCCKILDNTVLPPETVVPPFTVFSGCPGLFSGELPECTQDLMIDVTKSYYQKFLPLSQI from the exons ATGGAGTTGTCTGAAATACTGTACAACAAAGCAGAGTACATTGAAACG GCATCTGGCAACAAAGTGAGCCGGCAGTCAGTGCTGTGTGGGAGTCAAAACATCGTACTCAATGGCAAG ACTATTGTCATGAATGACTGCATCATCAGAGGAGACTTGGCTAACGTCCGGGTGGGCAGACACTGTGTGGTGAAGAGCCGGAGCGTCATTCGACCGCCATTCAAAAAGTTTAGCAAAGG GGTGGCATTCTTCCCGCTGCACATCGGGGACCACGTCTTCATCGAGGAGGACTGTGTGGTCAACGCAGCGCAGATCGGCTCCTACGTCCACATTGGGAAGAACTGCGTCATA ggTCGTCGCTGTGTGCTGAAGGACTGCTGCAAGATCCTAGACAACACCGTCCTCCCTCCTGAGACCGTGGTGCCGCCTTTCACCGTCTTCTCCGGATGCCCAG gtcTATTTTCAGGAGAGCTGCCAGAGTGCACGCAGGACCTGATGATTGACGTAACCAAGAGTTATTACCAGAAGTTCCTGCCTCTCAGCCAGATCTGA